One Agrobacterium vaccinii DNA window includes the following coding sequences:
- a CDS encoding septation protein A encodes MDVESNQRESEKMVREISPLLKFVLELGPLLVFFFANSRGEWLAQKLPVLTEFGGPIFIATGLFMIATILALTVSWILTRTLPMMPLISGIVVLVFGALTLYLQNDTFIKMKPTIVNTLFGVILLGGLLFGQSLLGYVFNSAFKLNDEGWRKLTFRWGFFFLFLAVLNEVVWRGFSTDTWVAFKVWGTMPITVIFTMAQMPLIMRHSIEPLTKDKK; translated from the coding sequence ATGGACGTGGAAAGCAATCAGCGCGAAAGCGAGAAAATGGTGCGCGAGATCAGCCCGCTGCTGAAATTCGTGCTGGAGCTGGGCCCCTTGCTGGTCTTCTTCTTCGCCAATTCCAGAGGTGAATGGCTGGCTCAGAAGCTGCCTGTTCTGACCGAATTCGGCGGTCCGATCTTCATCGCCACCGGCCTCTTCATGATCGCGACGATACTGGCCTTGACCGTCTCGTGGATTTTGACGCGCACCCTGCCGATGATGCCGCTGATCTCGGGTATCGTCGTGCTCGTCTTCGGCGCGCTGACGCTCTATCTCCAGAACGATACCTTCATCAAGATGAAGCCGACCATCGTCAACACTCTTTTCGGCGTGATCCTGCTGGGTGGCCTGCTGTTCGGCCAATCGCTGCTTGGCTACGTCTTCAACTCGGCCTTCAAGCTGAATGACGAGGGCTGGCGCAAGCTGACATTCCGCTGGGGCTTCTTCTTCCTGTTCCTCGCCGTCCTCAACGAAGTCGTCTGGCGCGGCTTCTCGACCGATACCTGGGTCGCCTTCAAGGTCTGGGGCACTATGCCGATCACCGTCATTTTCACCATGGCCCAGATGCCGCTGATCATGCGCCACTCCATCGAGCCGCTGACGAAAGACAAGAAATGA
- the ftsY gene encoding signal recognition particle-docking protein FtsY, whose protein sequence is MALGFIKKVFSFGKDKAETDQPNADEINRTGIEHPTTFEEVLSEAEAHAPVADDPVSDIEMETAGGPAPDDVVDDAVAADDEPDEEAPLLPGPEQVGDIGMVPLSLLQAEAEADEQPLVTVEGVAADAPLDVDAMDDILAQAEAAGVEEPAATAPSGALPKGFSSASDRVLPVEPTPEVKLTWFQRLRAGLSRTSSQLTSQISALFTKRKLDEDTLDELEDLLIQSDLGLETAMRITGALSSERYGKDVSGEDVARIMAGEITKVLAPVAKPLELDLSHKPHVILVVGVNGTGKTTTIGKLAAKLSGSGLKVMLAAGDTFRAAAIEQLKIWADRTASEFIGTKLGADAAGLAYDAYEQARAKKSDVLIIDTAGRLQNKTELMAELEKIVRVLAKLDPDAPHTVLQTLDATTGQNALNQVEIFRNVAGVSGLIMTKLDGTARGGILVAIAAKHKLPVYFIGVGEGVDDLEPFEAEDFAKAIAGV, encoded by the coding sequence ATGGCCCTCGGCTTCATCAAAAAAGTGTTTTCGTTCGGCAAGGACAAGGCCGAAACGGACCAGCCGAACGCTGACGAGATCAATCGCACCGGCATCGAGCATCCCACCACCTTCGAAGAGGTGTTGAGTGAGGCCGAAGCGCATGCGCCTGTCGCCGACGATCCGGTCTCCGATATCGAGATGGAAACCGCAGGCGGACCGGCCCCGGATGACGTAGTTGATGATGCGGTCGCAGCGGATGATGAGCCGGACGAGGAAGCGCCGCTTCTGCCGGGCCCGGAGCAGGTCGGCGATATCGGAATGGTGCCGCTGTCGTTGCTACAAGCAGAGGCAGAAGCCGACGAACAGCCGCTTGTTACCGTGGAGGGCGTTGCCGCCGACGCGCCGCTCGATGTCGATGCCATGGATGATATTCTGGCGCAGGCGGAAGCCGCCGGTGTCGAAGAGCCTGCCGCCACCGCCCCATCCGGTGCTCTCCCCAAGGGCTTTTCATCGGCAAGCGACCGGGTCCTGCCCGTGGAGCCCACGCCTGAGGTCAAGCTGACATGGTTCCAGCGCCTGCGCGCCGGTCTCTCGCGGACCTCATCGCAACTGACCAGCCAGATTTCGGCCCTCTTCACCAAGCGCAAGCTGGATGAAGACACGCTGGATGAGCTGGAAGATCTGCTGATCCAATCGGATCTCGGTCTGGAAACCGCCATGCGCATCACCGGCGCTTTGTCATCGGAACGCTACGGCAAGGATGTCAGCGGCGAGGACGTGGCCCGCATCATGGCGGGTGAGATCACCAAGGTTCTGGCCCCGGTTGCCAAGCCGCTGGAGCTCGATCTGTCGCACAAGCCGCATGTCATCCTCGTCGTCGGCGTCAATGGCACCGGCAAGACGACAACCATCGGCAAGCTGGCGGCAAAGCTGTCCGGTTCCGGCCTCAAGGTCATGCTGGCGGCGGGAGATACGTTCCGCGCTGCGGCCATTGAGCAGCTGAAGATTTGGGCCGACCGCACCGCCTCGGAATTCATCGGCACCAAGCTGGGTGCCGATGCGGCGGGTCTCGCTTACGATGCCTATGAGCAGGCGCGGGCGAAGAAAAGCGATGTGCTGATCATCGATACGGCTGGCCGTTTGCAGAACAAGACCGAGTTGATGGCCGAACTCGAGAAGATCGTGCGCGTGCTGGCTAAGCTCGATCCCGATGCGCCGCACACCGTCTTGCAGACGCTGGATGCGACGACCGGACAGAATGCGCTCAATCAGGTCGAGATTTTCCGCAACGTCGCGGGTGTCTCAGGCCTCATAATGACAAAATTGGATGGCACGGCGCGCGGCGGTATTCTCGTTGCTATCGCTGCCAAGCACAAACTGCCGGTCTATTTCATCGGCGTCGGCGAAGGTGTCGACGATCTGGAGCCGTTCGAGGCGGAAGATTTCGCGAAAGCGATTGCAGGAGTTTGA
- the mtaB gene encoding tRNA (N(6)-L-threonylcarbamoyladenosine(37)-C(2))-methylthiotransferase MtaB: MSGVEVITFGCRLNTYESEVMRAEAEKAGLNNAVLVNTCAVTGEAVRQARSAIRRARRENPHARIIVTGCAAQTEKQTFAEMPEVDAVLGNEEKLKSASYRSLPDFGVSAEEKLRVNDIMSVRATAPQMIKHIDGHVRAFIQVQNGCDHRCTFCVIPYGRGNSRSVPMGAVVEQARKLTENGYREIVLTGVDATSYGADLPGEPSLGYLAKTLLKQVPDILRLRLSSIDSIEVDRHLLDLIADEPRFMPHLHLSLQHGDDMILKRMKRRHMRADAIAFCDVVRRLRPEIAFGADMIAGFPTETEEMFENAATLAEECGISNLHVFPYSPRPGTPAARMPQLDRGLIKQRAARLRQRGEALRDAHLTGMVGTTQTILVENNGFAHTDNFTLVATPDLEARTLAQVLITGHNGKHLHMQCLSAQAA, from the coding sequence ATGAGTGGCGTCGAGGTCATAACCTTCGGCTGCCGCCTCAACACCTACGAATCGGAAGTGATGCGGGCTGAGGCCGAAAAGGCGGGGCTAAACAATGCCGTGCTGGTCAACACCTGCGCCGTCACGGGCGAGGCCGTGCGTCAGGCGCGGTCCGCCATTCGCCGCGCCCGACGGGAAAATCCCCACGCCCGCATCATCGTCACCGGCTGCGCCGCGCAGACGGAAAAGCAGACTTTTGCCGAAATGCCGGAAGTCGATGCCGTTCTGGGCAATGAGGAAAAGCTCAAAAGCGCCTCTTACCGCTCGCTCCCGGATTTCGGCGTATCGGCGGAAGAAAAGCTGCGCGTCAACGATATCATGAGCGTGCGCGCCACCGCGCCGCAGATGATCAAGCACATTGATGGGCACGTTCGCGCCTTCATTCAGGTGCAGAACGGTTGCGATCACCGCTGCACCTTCTGCGTCATTCCCTATGGACGCGGCAATTCCCGCTCCGTGCCCATGGGGGCCGTGGTCGAACAAGCCCGCAAGCTGACGGAAAACGGCTACCGCGAAATCGTGCTGACGGGTGTCGATGCCACCAGCTACGGGGCCGATCTGCCGGGCGAGCCATCTCTGGGCTATCTCGCCAAGACCCTGCTGAAACAGGTGCCGGATATCCTGCGGCTGCGGCTCTCCTCCATCGACAGTATCGAAGTGGACCGGCACCTGCTCGATCTCATTGCCGATGAGCCGCGCTTCATGCCGCATCTGCATCTGTCGCTCCAGCATGGCGATGACATGATCCTCAAGCGCATGAAGCGCCGCCACATGCGCGCCGATGCCATTGCCTTCTGCGACGTGGTCAGACGCCTGCGACCTGAAATCGCTTTTGGTGCGGATATGATCGCCGGTTTCCCAACGGAAACCGAGGAGATGTTTGAAAACGCCGCGACCCTTGCGGAAGAATGCGGCATTTCCAACCTGCACGTTTTCCCTTACAGCCCGCGCCCCGGCACGCCCGCCGCGCGTATGCCGCAACTGGACCGTGGGCTGATCAAGCAGCGGGCGGCACGACTGCGCCAGCGCGGCGAAGCCTTGCGGGATGCGCATCTCACCGGCATGGTCGGCACCACGCAGACGATCCTGGTCGAGAACAATGGCTTTGCCCACACCGACAATTTCACTCTCGTTGCCACACCTGATCTTGAGGCCCGCACACTTGCGCAGGTGCTGATTACCGGTCACAACGGAAAACACCTGCATATGCAATGTCTGTCGGCGCAAGCCGCCTGA
- the dapF gene encoding diaminopimelate epimerase, which yields MTNTVEFAKMNGLGNKILVVDMRGRKDMVTPQAAIALNADAQTAFDQIMAIHDPRAHGTDAYIDILNCDGTKAQACGNGTRCVVQALASETGKKTFTFQTVAGILNASEHEDGMISVDMGMPRFAWNDIPLSEEFHDTSRIELQIGPIDNPVLHSPAVMSMGNPHAVFWVNSDPMEFDLERFGPLLENHPMFPEKANITLAQVISDSRLRTRTFERGAGLTLACGSAACAAAVSAARTGRTGRSVEIDVASSPVRIPLTIEWRKDNHVVMTGPAEWEWAGTVDPVTGTWTRDTAPEQAAV from the coding sequence ATGACAAACACGGTCGAATTCGCGAAGATGAACGGGCTTGGCAACAAGATCCTGGTTGTCGATATGCGCGGCCGCAAGGACATGGTGACCCCGCAGGCGGCGATTGCGCTGAATGCGGATGCGCAGACCGCTTTCGACCAGATCATGGCCATCCACGATCCGCGCGCCCACGGCACCGATGCCTATATCGACATCCTCAATTGCGATGGCACCAAGGCGCAGGCCTGCGGCAATGGTACACGCTGCGTGGTGCAGGCGCTGGCATCCGAGACCGGCAAGAAGACCTTCACCTTCCAGACCGTGGCGGGCATTTTGAACGCCAGCGAACACGAAGACGGCATGATATCGGTCGATATGGGCATGCCGCGCTTCGCCTGGAACGACATTCCGCTGTCGGAAGAATTCCACGATACCAGCCGCATCGAGCTTCAGATCGGGCCGATCGACAACCCCGTGCTGCATTCGCCCGCCGTCATGTCGATGGGCAATCCGCACGCGGTGTTCTGGGTCAATAGCGACCCGATGGAGTTCGATCTGGAGCGCTTCGGTCCGCTGCTGGAAAACCACCCGATGTTTCCCGAAAAGGCAAATATCACGCTGGCGCAGGTCATCTCCGATAGCAGGTTGCGCACCCGCACCTTCGAGCGTGGTGCAGGCCTGACGCTGGCATGCGGTTCCGCCGCTTGTGCCGCTGCCGTGTCCGCTGCCCGCACCGGCAGAACGGGACGCAGCGTCGAGATCGACGTCGCTTCCAGCCCGGTTCGCATTCCGCTGACCATCGAATGGCGCAAAGACAATCACGTCGTCATGACCGGCCCTGCCGAATGGGAATGGGCTGGCACCGTCGATCCCGTCACCGGCACATGGACCCGCGATACGGCGCCGGAACAGGCGGCCGTATGA